One Halolamina litorea genomic window carries:
- a CDS encoding cytochrome b, whose protein sequence is MSLKEKDEHDHLGWMEGKQLSAIERGYLFTLIWLDKRFRVVDYLEILESLYYRVNLQMPKSHTEQYNLDNKFWYWYPLYALGSFSTIAYVVAALSGALLGFYYTPAVGAAGPGEATIAYSQIAFIMQDLQFGFMLRSIHRWAAQVMTAAVFLHMLRVYFTGAYKEPRELNWLLGIVLISLTMGFGYTGYLLPWDQLAYWAGQIGVEMALSVPLIGEWAAQLVFGGFSLGPPTLQRMYIIHVFLLPFVVTTLIAIHIGIVWMQGIAEPH, encoded by the coding sequence ATGAGCCTCAAAGAGAAAGACGAACACGACCACCTCGGCTGGATGGAGGGCAAGCAGCTCTCCGCCATCGAGCGAGGGTACCTGTTTACCCTCATCTGGCTCGACAAGCGGTTCCGGGTCGTCGACTACCTGGAGATCCTGGAGTCGCTCTACTACAGAGTGAACCTCCAGATGCCCAAGAGCCACACCGAGCAGTACAACCTCGACAACAAGTTCTGGTACTGGTACCCGCTGTACGCCCTGGGCTCGTTCTCGACGATCGCGTACGTCGTCGCGGCGTTGTCAGGCGCCCTGCTAGGGTTCTACTACACGCCAGCCGTCGGTGCCGCGGGACCGGGTGAGGCGACGATCGCCTACAGCCAGATCGCGTTCATCATGCAGGACCTCCAGTTCGGCTTCATGCTGCGCTCGATCCACCGCTGGGCGGCGCAGGTGATGACCGCCGCGGTGTTCCTCCACATGCTCCGTGTCTACTTCACCGGCGCGTACAAGGAACCCCGTGAACTGAACTGGCTGCTCGGCATCGTGCTGATCAGTCTGACCATGGGCTTCGGGTACACCGGCTACCTGCTGCCGTGGGACCAGCTCGCCTACTGGGCGGGCCAGATCGGCGTCGAGATGGCGCTGTCGGTCCCGCTGATCGGCGAGTGGGCCGCCCAACTGGTGTTCGGCGGCTTCTCGCTTGGCCCACCGACGCTCCAGCGGATGTACATCATCCACGTGTTCCTGCTGCCGTTCGTGGTCACCACGCTGATCGCGATCCACATCGGTATCGTCTGGATGCAGGGCATCGCGGAACCCCACTGA